Genomic DNA from Capsicum annuum cultivar UCD-10X-F1 unplaced genomic scaffold, UCD10Xv1.1 ctg49665, whole genome shotgun sequence:
TTCCGGATAACAAAAACGGAAGCAGAATAATAGTAACAACTCGACTTGAGAAAGTAAGTCAGTATGTCAAGCACCATACTGATCCTTATTTCCTTCCATTCCTCTCACTAGATGAGAGTTGCAAACTGTTGCAGAAAAAAGTATTTCAACAGGAAGAGTGCCCACCTGAGCTACACGATGTGAGTTTTGCAGTTGCAGAAAAATGCAAAGGATTGCCTCTAGTAGTTGTCTTGGCAGCTGGAATaatcaaaaag
This window encodes:
- the LOC124892687 gene encoding putative late blight resistance protein homolog R1A-3, yielding MLICRRYLIVLDDMWDCKTWDSLWLSFPDNKNGSRIIVTTRLEKVSQYVKHHTDPYFLPFLSLDESCKLLQKKVFQQEECPPELHDVSFAVAEKCKGLPLVVVLAAGIIKKKKMEESWWHK